The Nostoc sp. 'Peltigera membranacea cyanobiont' N6 genome contains the following window.
CCAATTGATTAACTAAGATTTGATTTGCTCTATTTATAAGCGATCGCGTCCCATCCAATGGGAACCATGTTATGTAATTGCGTTCCTGGGCACCATGAAATTATTGCATTTTCTCAAATCCAGACCAGTCATTATAGTTTTAGCAATTGTAGTAAATATTACTGTTATTAATGTAGATTCTTCCAGTTCAAATCTTCCCATAGACAAGAGTACAATTACTCAGTCCCAACCACAGATTCAACTTGTTCACACACTGACTGGACATAAAAAAGTGACTTTTGGTGTTCGAGCAGTTGCGATTAGCTCTTCGGGGCAAACCCTGATTAGTGCAGGTAGAGATAATACAATTAAATTCTGGGATTTACGTACCGGAAAATTGCTGCGTAGTTTAAACGCTCACTCAGATGGTGTCACTTCAATTGCGATTAGTCCAGATGGCAAGAGAATTGTAAGTGGTGGGATAAGCACCCCAACAATGAAGGTTTGGGATTTACACACTTTCCTCTAAAGTCTCATTCATATTCAATCTAACTTTTCCTATAAGGCAATCTGGTAGTGATGCGTTCAGGGTTTCCTCTAAGAAAATGAATTGGGCGATCGCTGAAACGATAATGCGTTTTTTACTCTTTGAGATTAGCGGATGCTCCCCTTGTAGTAAGCTAAAGCTAATATTCCAAGGGTGATGCAACGGGAGCTTGATGATAACGAAGAAGACCATTCAGTGTAGGGTTTGTGAACTGTGTTGAGGATTGAAAGCCGATGTGCGCCTAATTCCCCAGTGACCAGTGTATAGCGGTCATCTTGCTTCATTTTTATCCCCAAAATGTGATTTGGAGTAATTGTAAAGCAATCACTTCTAGCATCGTCAGGCGATCGCCTGATCGCGGAAATAACTGTTGAAGTGCGCCGTTCTTAGAGGATGCATGGCGATCGCTCCCCCTCACAACCCTCAAACCCTGCTAAAATCCCTGTATCAAATATACCAACTACCATGTCTGGCAAAGGATTTGGTCAAGGTAAACCCACAAAAATAGTACAAAAAGCATCCTGCAATTATTGCTAGTAGGGACTCGGAGCAGGTTCTCCCACACTGTTAGTCCAGATGTCGTCTGGCAGGGATCGATCGCGGTGACATACCCGATCAAGGTCAGGATACGTGATTGTGTCTACTGCCGCTCGGTTGCCGACTACTAGGCATCGCGTTGCTTTGGCACTGCGATTCTCAAGGAAGTGACCTACCGCCACTCCTGCTTGAAAAGTTGCAGCGTCGCCAGGACGTAATACAGTCTTTGTGTCTCCTTCAATGAGCGCGATCTCGCCTTCGAGGACATAGACCATTTCATCCTCAGCACTATGCCAATGCTTGATCGATGAACGAGAGCCAGGTTGCAGAACTTCGATGAACGCGCCAAACAGGGTAAGCCCTCCTGCTTCACTGATCCAGAGGGTGCGATTTGGCTCGTGCGCGGCGTGAGAAGGGCTTTCCTCTACGAGGAAACGATCAGGAGTGATAACAGTCATACTGACACCTCTAGGAATTCTGGGGCATATATCTATTCCATTATGTCTAGTAGTCTGCCAAGGGAATTTTGCCAGTCTTATAGATAACCGGAAACAACAGAAGCCTGTACCCTATAAATAGACTGTTGAGGCTGCCATTAAAGAAAGTACAATAACATGGCTTCATTTGATGAATTTGTGTGCAATCGGAGTGTGCGCTCTGTCGATATGATCTTTGGTGTAGTTATTTCTATCCTATTGCACTCTATTTTATTAATAGGGAGCAAATATTGGCACAGAGCTTTGATACATGAGCCGAAGCAAGAAATTAGCCAAGAGATTCCAATCCAGATAGTTGAAGTTCCCGATAATAAAA
Protein-coding sequences here:
- a CDS encoding WD40 repeat domain-containing protein; this translates as MKLLHFLKSRPVIIVLAIVVNITVINVDSSSSNLPIDKSTITQSQPQIQLVHTLTGHKKVTFGVRAVAISSSGQTLISAGRDNTIKFWDLRTGKLLRSLNAHSDGVTSIAISPDGKRIVSGGISTPTMKVWDLHTFL
- a CDS encoding cupin domain-containing protein, translated to MTVITPDRFLVEESPSHAAHEPNRTLWISEAGGLTLFGAFIEVLQPGSRSSIKHWHSAEDEMVYVLEGEIALIEGDTKTVLRPGDAATFQAGVAVGHFLENRSAKATRCLVVGNRAAVDTITYPDLDRVCHRDRSLPDDIWTNSVGEPAPSPY